A single Klebsiella variicola DNA region contains:
- a CDS encoding LysR substrate-binding domain-containing protein, producing MRMMMEKRLPGLDLDALRSFVTGMECGSFAQAALRLSRSTSAVSAQLKKLESQCGTALVAKQGRHLVLTAEGEKLMSYARRLLALNDETLRALQGERLTGEIHLGMQEDFGESLMPGILGQFKRHHPQVRIVARVDRNGPLRQALAEEVLDLALLWQTEDQGPGMGRCPLAWIAHPDLDIGALLSSGDPLPLVMFDSPCLMRSRAIACLDAAGIPWQVVFVSHSLNGIWAAVQAGLGLTIRTRIGMPGNLRTVAGLLPSPGSLAVNLQQTPREGQHSAAVALLGELMTEALQGWVEM from the coding sequence ATGAGGATGATGATGGAGAAACGCTTACCGGGACTGGATCTCGACGCCCTGCGTAGCTTTGTGACCGGCATGGAGTGCGGCAGTTTCGCCCAGGCAGCACTGCGCCTGTCGCGTTCCACTTCGGCCGTCAGCGCCCAGCTTAAAAAGCTGGAGAGCCAGTGCGGTACGGCGCTGGTGGCCAAACAGGGGCGGCATCTGGTGCTCACCGCGGAAGGCGAAAAGCTGATGAGCTACGCCAGACGACTGCTGGCGCTCAATGATGAAACCCTGCGCGCGCTGCAGGGCGAGCGGCTCACCGGCGAGATCCACCTTGGTATGCAGGAAGATTTTGGCGAATCGCTGATGCCGGGGATCCTGGGGCAATTTAAACGGCATCATCCGCAGGTGCGGATAGTCGCCAGGGTGGATCGCAATGGTCCGCTGCGCCAGGCGCTGGCGGAAGAGGTGCTGGATCTGGCGCTGCTGTGGCAAACCGAAGATCAGGGTCCCGGGATGGGCCGCTGCCCGCTGGCGTGGATTGCGCATCCTGACCTGGATATTGGTGCACTGCTGTCCTCCGGCGATCCGCTGCCGCTGGTGATGTTCGACAGCCCGTGCCTGATGCGCTCCCGCGCTATCGCCTGTCTCGATGCCGCGGGGATCCCCTGGCAGGTGGTATTCGTCAGCCACAGTCTGAACGGCATCTGGGCGGCGGTACAGGCTGGCCTGGGGCTGACGATACGCACCCGTATCGGCATGCCCGGCAACCTGCGCACCGTCGCCGGGCTGCTGCCATCGCCAGGTAGCCTGGCCGTTAACCTGCAACAAACCCCGCGCGAGGGACAGCATTCCGCCGCCGTGGCGCTGCTCGGCGAACTGATGACCGAGGCCCTGCAGGGGTGGGTCGAGATGTGA
- a CDS encoding cytochrome c biogenesis protein/redoxin yields the protein MSIFIAFLGGMLTLLSPCTLPVIPLLFASVRGRRGQLAIMLAGMALMFGAVSWLVTVASGWVVNLTLAGRGLALAFFALVGLSLLSQRVAQRLTSPLVELGNQLNNASSRQRGWIGSLLAGLAVGLLWAPCAGPVLGAILSLGFVHPGQATTGGLLLAYGSGGALMLFLLGWCGAALIARLRRGLAFGERLRRLAGVAMLASVALIASGGDRYLQSAGGWSQALEQRLAARLPQPEQKTILQPIAAPQPSSAMPSLAGGSAWLNSPALTPERLKGKVVLVDFWTRECINCQHTLPYVRDWANKYRAAGLVVIGVHTPEYPWERSLPLLRQAVKDWRITYPVVADNEYAIWNAFGNQYWPAHYIFDARGQLRYTAFGEGDYARQEQVIQQLLQENKA from the coding sequence ATGTCGATATTCATTGCATTTTTGGGCGGAATGTTAACTCTGCTGAGCCCCTGTACGCTGCCGGTGATCCCGCTGCTGTTCGCCAGCGTCCGGGGCCGCCGGGGGCAGCTGGCAATTATGCTGGCTGGAATGGCGCTGATGTTCGGCGCGGTTTCGTGGCTGGTGACGGTCGCCAGCGGCTGGGTGGTGAATCTGACCCTCGCAGGCCGCGGCCTGGCGCTGGCGTTCTTCGCCCTGGTCGGGCTGAGCCTGCTTTCGCAGCGCGTCGCGCAGCGGCTGACCTCACCCCTGGTGGAGCTGGGAAATCAGCTTAACAACGCCAGCTCACGCCAGCGCGGCTGGATCGGTTCGCTGCTGGCCGGGCTGGCGGTGGGCCTGTTGTGGGCCCCGTGCGCCGGGCCGGTATTGGGGGCGATACTCAGCCTGGGCTTTGTGCATCCGGGCCAGGCGACCACTGGCGGGTTGCTGCTGGCTTACGGCAGCGGCGGGGCGCTGATGTTATTCCTGCTGGGGTGGTGCGGCGCGGCGTTGATTGCCCGTCTGCGTCGTGGGCTGGCGTTCGGCGAACGGCTGCGCCGGCTGGCGGGGGTGGCGATGCTGGCCTCGGTGGCGCTGATCGCCAGCGGCGGCGATCGCTATCTGCAAAGTGCGGGAGGCTGGAGTCAGGCGCTGGAGCAGCGGCTGGCCGCCCGTCTGCCGCAGCCGGAGCAAAAGACCATCCTCCAGCCGATCGCCGCGCCGCAGCCCAGCAGCGCGATGCCCTCCCTGGCGGGAGGCAGCGCGTGGCTCAACAGCCCGGCGTTAACTCCGGAGCGTCTGAAGGGCAAAGTGGTGCTGGTGGATTTCTGGACCCGGGAGTGCATCAACTGTCAGCATACCCTGCCTTACGTGCGCGACTGGGCGAACAAATACCGCGCTGCCGGGCTGGTGGTGATTGGCGTCCATACCCCGGAATATCCCTGGGAGCGTTCGCTGCCGCTGCTGCGCCAGGCGGTGAAGGACTGGCGGATAACCTACCCGGTGGTGGCGGATAATGAGTACGCCATCTGGAACGCCTTCGGCAATCAGTACTGGCCGGCGCATTACATTTTCGACGCTCGCGGACAGTTGCGTTATACCGCCTTCGGCGAAGGGGATTATGCCCGCCAGGAGCAGGTGATCCAGCAGCTACTGCAGGAGAACAAAGCCTGA